A window of the Bradyrhizobium diazoefficiens genome harbors these coding sequences:
- a CDS encoding M20 family metallopeptidase yields MDNRSDIWRGIDTIKGRFIDLSDKIWGMPEVCYTEARSAAEHLTELRHQGFRITEKVAGIPTAVMGEWGEGGPVIAFMGEYDALPGLSQEAGIAEHRPVETGGHGHGCGHNLLGSAALLAATAVKDWLAENKVSGRVRYYGCPAEEGGAAKAFMVRSGAFEDADIAITWHPHSFWEVAVTPSLANTRADFIFTGRASHAAASPHLGRSALDAVELMNVGVNYMREHMPSDARVHYALLDTGGIAPNVVQAHARVRYSIRARDLPGMNELVGRVSKIADGAALMTETKVEMKIISAVSNILPNTPLEQALHRIMEDLGPPHFDDADKSFASQIRGTLSDKAIASVYYAIGMEPTDRPLADFLVPLDAKRNPLVGSTDVGDVSWVVPTVQVHAPTVAIGTPFHTWQVVAQGKSPHAHKAMVQAAKAMAGLGIKALIEPELIKAAKADLTKRTTKTPYVCPLPDHVEPPLDMSVA; encoded by the coding sequence ATGGACAATCGCAGCGACATCTGGCGTGGCATCGACACGATCAAGGGACGTTTCATTGACCTCAGCGACAAGATCTGGGGAATGCCCGAAGTCTGCTACACCGAGGCGCGTTCCGCCGCCGAGCATCTCACCGAGCTGCGTCACCAGGGTTTCCGCATCACCGAGAAGGTGGCGGGCATTCCGACCGCGGTGATGGGCGAATGGGGCGAGGGCGGTCCGGTCATCGCCTTCATGGGTGAATATGACGCCCTGCCGGGCCTGAGCCAGGAGGCCGGAATTGCCGAGCATCGTCCGGTCGAGACCGGTGGTCACGGCCATGGTTGCGGTCACAATCTGCTCGGCTCCGCCGCACTTCTTGCCGCAACCGCAGTGAAGGACTGGCTCGCCGAGAACAAGGTGTCCGGCCGCGTGCGCTATTACGGCTGCCCGGCGGAAGAGGGCGGCGCGGCCAAGGCCTTCATGGTGCGCTCCGGCGCGTTCGAGGACGCCGATATCGCCATCACCTGGCATCCGCATAGTTTCTGGGAAGTCGCGGTGACGCCGTCGCTCGCCAACACCCGTGCCGACTTCATCTTCACCGGCCGCGCCTCGCACGCGGCGGCTTCGCCCCATCTCGGCCGCTCCGCGCTCGACGCAGTGGAGCTGATGAATGTCGGCGTGAACTACATGCGCGAGCACATGCCGAGCGATGCGCGCGTGCACTACGCGCTGCTCGATACCGGCGGCATTGCACCCAACGTGGTGCAGGCCCATGCCCGCGTGCGCTATTCCATTCGCGCCCGTGATCTCCCCGGCATGAACGAGCTGGTCGGGCGCGTCAGCAAGATCGCAGACGGGGCGGCCTTGATGACCGAGACCAAGGTCGAGATGAAGATTATCTCCGCGGTCTCCAACATCCTGCCGAACACGCCGCTGGAGCAGGCGCTGCATCGGATCATGGAAGATCTCGGACCGCCGCATTTCGACGATGCAGACAAGAGCTTTGCCAGCCAGATTCGCGGCACGCTGAGCGACAAGGCTATCGCGTCGGTCTATTACGCGATCGGCATGGAGCCGACCGATCGACCGCTGGCCGACTTCCTGGTGCCGCTCGACGCCAAGCGCAACCCGCTGGTCGGCTCGACCGATGTCGGCGATGTGAGCTGGGTGGTTCCGACCGTGCAAGTTCACGCACCGACGGTTGCAATTGGCACGCCTTTCCACACCTGGCAGGTGGTCGCGCAGGGCAAGAGCCCGCATGCCCATAAGGCGATGGTGCAGGCGGCCAAGGCCATGGCAGGCCTCGGCATCAAGGCGTTGATAGAACCGGAACTGATCAAGGCCGCGAAGGCTGACCTGACGAAGCGTACGACCAAGACGCCTTACGTCTGCCCGCTGCCGGATCACGTCGAGCCGCCGCTCGATATGTCCGTGGCGTAG
- a CDS encoding S1C family serine protease yields MPALTEWRVPPANQPRASDYGFDLERALASVVGLHAIIPPDASSAETLGTERAGNGVVIDDGLVLTIGYLITEAESVWLHLGDGRVVEGHVLGFDTVTGFGLVQALGRLDIAPLPLGSSADTRLGDRVVVGGAGGRTRSVASQIVAKQEFAGYWEYLLDEALFTYPAHPNWGGTGLINARGELIGIGSLQLKRERDDKDEHVNMIVPIDLLKPILDDLRKFGRVNKPARPWLGLYSTEIDDRLVVIGISANGPAARAELKTGDVILAVDGDEVTSQTAFYKKMWGLGAAGVDVPLTVHHEGVTFDVTVTSTDRFKLLKAPQLH; encoded by the coding sequence ATGCCCGCCTTGACCGAATGGAGAGTGCCGCCGGCCAATCAGCCGCGTGCGAGCGATTACGGCTTCGATCTCGAACGCGCGCTCGCCTCCGTCGTCGGCCTGCACGCCATCATCCCGCCGGACGCCTCCAGTGCCGAAACGCTCGGCACCGAGCGTGCCGGCAACGGCGTCGTCATCGATGACGGGCTGGTGCTCACCATCGGCTATCTCATTACCGAAGCGGAATCTGTCTGGCTTCACCTCGGCGACGGGCGGGTGGTGGAGGGGCATGTGCTCGGCTTCGATACCGTCACCGGCTTCGGCCTGGTGCAGGCGCTCGGCCGGCTCGACATCGCGCCGCTGCCGCTCGGCTCGTCGGCGGACACCCGGCTCGGCGACCGCGTCGTGGTCGGTGGCGCCGGGGGGCGCACGCGATCGGTCGCGAGCCAGATCGTCGCAAAGCAGGAATTCGCCGGTTATTGGGAGTATCTGCTCGACGAGGCCTTGTTCACCTATCCCGCCCACCCGAACTGGGGCGGCACCGGACTGATCAACGCGCGCGGCGAATTGATCGGCATCGGCTCGCTCCAGCTCAAGCGTGAACGCGACGATAAGGACGAGCATGTCAACATGATCGTGCCGATCGATCTACTGAAGCCGATCCTCGACGACCTCCGCAAGTTCGGCCGCGTCAACAAGCCGGCGCGGCCGTGGCTCGGGCTGTATTCGACCGAGATCGACGACCGCTTGGTGGTGATCGGGATCTCTGCCAACGGTCCCGCCGCGCGCGCGGAGCTCAAGACCGGCGACGTCATTCTTGCCGTGGATGGCGACGAGGTCACGAGCCAGACGGCGTTCTACAAGAAGATGTGGGGGCTCGGCGCTGCCGGCGTCGACGTACCGCTCACCGTGCATCATGAAGGCGTCACCTTCGACGTCACGGTCACATCGACCGACCGCTTCAAGCTGTTGAAGGCGCCGCAGCTGCACTAA
- a CDS encoding phospholipase yields the protein MTEAVVDDIVAMLPPLLNALEALGYFGRHLHPPAFGSVMNAIGAPDEALQSAHAAIGAWPEQFAGLRERLDLACNETLAAFAGIRDVERGNGDLVAVFRALRHVPRAQEALYPLSLQFPPVSNFFLNTANRENAELLSRLEIGASEHTGIFHDHNEPGSRGGFSVYVPEYYTPDRTWPLVMALHGGSGNGRGFLWSWLRDSRSLGAILVAPTATGQTWALMGDDTDTPNLMRMLETVCRRWTIDASRMLLTGMSDGGTFCYVSGLDGASPFTHLAPVSATFHPLMAEMADATRLQGLPIFITHGKLDWMFPVQTARQTQAALAAAGADVTYREIDDLSHTYPREINAELLQWLNGG from the coding sequence ATGACCGAGGCCGTCGTCGACGACATCGTGGCCATGCTGCCGCCGTTGCTCAACGCGCTGGAAGCGCTTGGATATTTCGGACGGCATTTGCATCCGCCGGCCTTCGGCTCGGTCATGAATGCAATCGGCGCGCCGGACGAAGCGCTACAGTCGGCACATGCAGCGATCGGCGCATGGCCGGAGCAGTTCGCCGGATTGCGTGAGCGGCTCGATCTTGCCTGCAATGAGACGCTCGCCGCCTTTGCCGGCATCCGCGACGTCGAGCGCGGCAATGGCGATCTCGTCGCGGTGTTCCGTGCGCTTCGCCATGTGCCGCGCGCGCAGGAGGCGCTTTATCCGCTGTCGCTGCAATTTCCGCCGGTCAGCAACTTCTTCCTCAACACCGCCAATCGCGAGAATGCAGAGCTGCTATCACGGTTGGAGATCGGCGCAAGTGAGCACACCGGCATCTTCCACGATCACAACGAGCCCGGCAGCCGCGGCGGCTTCTCGGTTTATGTGCCCGAGTACTACACACCCGATCGCACCTGGCCTCTGGTGATGGCGCTGCATGGCGGCAGCGGCAACGGACGCGGCTTTCTGTGGAGCTGGCTGCGCGATTCCCGCAGCCTTGGCGCGATCCTGGTGGCGCCGACCGCGACCGGACAGACCTGGGCGCTGATGGGCGATGACACCGACACGCCCAACCTGATGCGCATGCTCGAAACCGTGTGCCGCCGCTGGACGATTGACGCCTCACGCATGCTGCTGACCGGCATGAGCGATGGCGGCACCTTCTGCTACGTCAGTGGCCTCGATGGCGCCTCGCCCTTCACTCATCTCGCACCGGTGTCGGCGACCTTCCATCCGCTGATGGCGGAGATGGCCGACGCCACGCGTCTGCAGGGCCTGCCGATCTTCATCACCCACGGCAAGCTCGACTGGATGTTTCCGGTGCAGACCGCGCGGCAGACGCAAGCGGCACTTGCCGCCGCGGGCGCCGATGTCACCTACCGCGAGATCGACGATCTCAGCCACACCTATCCGCGCGAGATCAACGCGGAGCTGCTGCAATGGCTGAATGGAGGGTGA